TCTTCCATTGAAAAGTAGGTGTCAATCAGTTTTATTTTCTTTAGGGTCTAGATGACTTGTGTCATGTAGCCATTTGCAAACTGAGCACTGCTTTGAGACTGCACACCATTACAGTACACCTTTGTAATGTTATTTGCCACCACTGAGCTCATCTCTTCTCCGAACCTGTCACTGTCCAGGAGTAAAGAAGGCCTCACTAAAGCCAAGGATATCCTAGGTCGCCTGGGTGTGGAACCATCCGCAGATGACTGCATTGCTGTGCAGCACGTATGCACCATAGTCTCCCACAGATCAGCCAACCTCATCGCTGCCACTCTGGGCGGCATCCTCTCcaggctaaaggacaacaaagggAACCCTCGCCTACGCACCACTGTGGGCATCGACGGCTCTCTCTACAAGATGCACCCGCAGTGAGTAGCCTATACCAGTAGAGGGCCCCCTGGGTACAAGGTAGACTGTACCCAGCTCTTATTGTGCATCTTAATTGTGTATCTTGCGTTGAAGCTATGCAATTCTGTGAAATGGCTTAAGGAATACCACAATGGACTTTGAAAAAGAGACATTGATACAGAATACAGATGTCAAAGTTATATTTTAGGTACTAGGGCCAAGAGCCTGAGTTGTGTTGAGATACATAAAAGGTTGAGTTACACGTGAGAATCCAAGGTCAGGATTTTTGTCTGACTGAGAATCACCCTCCCCATCTCCTCAGATATGCCCGGCGTCTCCACAAAACAGTCCGCCGCCTAGTTCCTGAGTCAGATGTCCGCTTCCTGCTCTCAGAGAGCGGGAGCTCCAAGGGCGCTGCCATGGTGACCGCCGTGGCCTACCGGCTGGCTGACCAGCGTTGTCAGATCACAGAGACCCTGGCTGAGTTCAGACTGACCAGTGACCAGCTGCTGGAGgtgaagaagaggatgaggacGGAGATCCAGAACGGCCTTGGGAAAAAGACCCATAACAGCGCCACCGTCAAGATGTGGCCCACATATGTACTCAGCACACCAGATGGATCAGGTGAGAGAAGTTCAACTTGGATTTAAACTAGTTTGCCAGACTGTGAATCTACCAGTTGACCAGAGTGGTTTAGCTCTGTGACAAAACATTTAGAGATTCATTccattacagttttttccaactgcttacacacaaaatcttttcatgtcacacgatttttgaaacctctcactcaaagtgcaaaactacacaccaaatatccaaaaccataagctatttctcagccttttactcagttgtcaattgcataaaacacttttttcaaaacactacacacaattctctacctaaaacacaaaaatctaacaggaagtgacttgctttccttttccaaacacaaccaatcaaaatgctacacttattcactaggtcacacacacactcctcacatgtgcaaacactaatagcttaactgatcactaaccaatcactgctttactgtagtataggcctataaataggtcaacggtcagattacctgttttgaacaatggatgccaacaatggacagagagcaagaggagtaggagggagaggaagaggaagaagagggcgagggcaaagaagagaaagaaggagagccatctctgatgagattagggcaacacttgttgatcatgtgatcaaccacggtttgaccatgagagaggctggactaagaGTCCAGCCCAATttgagtcgatttacagtggcatccataattcgaaccttcagaaatgagaacaggtatgcaactatctaatgactattttagcattacagtaatgtactgtaaaatacgtatgactgcatagtattgcataaacatttgtaactctaagccatccatttactgcactgcattgaatgaatgaggttggttatcatgctgtactacatttttttgtacattgtttacagttcctatgctgaacacatactgtgtttgaattctgtacagagtggaaaggcaaagacatcatggaggacgaggacgcttgtttacagatgtacaagagactgcaattataaatatggttttggccaacaatgcaattaggattcgagagataagagagcatatcttgaataatgacaccatatttaacaacatcaatgctgtaagcctgtcgaccatacaacgcatTTTCCAATggcaccgagtgacgatgaaacaactttacaaggtgccatttgagagaaactctgacagaATCAAGAATATGCgactttgtagaggtatgtatgcaacactacttccagtacttcagacataccatatttactcatctgtatatccttttgtctgttacagagagtattggagctggatgcccatgtaattcgccatgaatttatttatgtggatgaggttggcttcaacctcaccaaaaccaggcgccgcggaagaaatgtaataggacagagggcaattaccaatgaccctggacagcgtggggtaatataactatgtgtgctgccatcactcaaaacagggtcctccatcacaatgccacactgggtccgtacaacatcggccatatgctcacttttctggatgcaatttacacaatgcttgtccctgatccagatcaggaacctgctagatttgtggttttatgggacaatgttagttttcatcgggctgttctggtccaaaactggtttgccacccatccacaatttgtagttttgtacctacccccatattcaccttttctaaatcccatagaggaattcttctcagcctggcgctggaaagtgtatgTTCGCCAACCCTATGCCTGCATgccgcttctccaggcaatggaggacgcatgtggggacatagaggttgcctctgtccaaggtttgatacgccatgctaggagatacttcccttgatgtttggcaagagaagacgtatcttgtgatgtggacgaagtattgtggccagacccaggccggagaagagatgaagcgtagcttagtactggtgactgccccccccttccaattcctggactgccccccccccccccgggaccccacacacacaattgtgttctttactgtattctaaagaatatacttttggtttacatatgtttatggttttgttgtatgctactgtatacaacagtaatgtttggcctaataaatattttctgtttctacattgcattggtgtttacagtgtacttgttacccctctcagcagattactttcactgtagaacattgtattgaaatgtagatataagcctataaaagaccaaagagctttagatttagaacaacagtgtttacatggtatatccaaaagtttactattatgaaagcagtatttgccatttgatgcaaatgcttcattctgacatgtgtttatggcattttgaatggagtgttacattttgaaggagatgtgaggcatttttcattttgtgtgtgcagttttgggaattgtgtgtagaattttgaaaacgtgtgtaagcagttggaaaaaactgtaattcCATTTGACATAAATGGGAATTTACCCCTCTTCTGCTCCCCCTGCTGTATATAACCATATCAACAACTTAAAAGCTCCTTATCACTCGTTAATGCTTTAACACGCTACTATAATCCAGGCTTCCATGTAAACATATGATATTGTGTATTTTTTTTGGCTTAGCACTTCTTGCAGTGCCCTGATTAAGGTCAAAGTATTTCTAAGTCTAACACAATTACTTCACAGCACTCCCACACCTTCATGCAAGTCAAAACATCCAATGTCAATGAGAGATTCAAGTCGACACACTGTTTGTCACTGATTTCAAATGGCTATGACAGTGGCAACAAGTACAATGCGTTGTAAGACTTTTCATAAGCATTTAGGAACCCTTTATAATGTGTAATTATGtctcataaaaaaatatatggaaaatCAAACCATTATTATCTCTTTTTACTAAAGACAGtattgttattttgttgtgtTTTCCAGAAAATGGTGATTTCTTGGCTTTGGATTTAGGAGGGACAAACTTTAGAGTGCTGTTGGTGAAGATTCGCAGTGGCAAGCGGCGGACAGTAGAGATGCATAACAAAATTTATGCTATTCCTATGGAGGTGATGCAGGGGACTGGAGAGGAGGTAAGTAAGTTTGGGAGTTTCCTGTGAGTATGGACATATATCTCATTCTGTACCAAAACAATGTCAGTTGTCTCACACATTTGAAAAGGAAGTTACTGTAAATGCAATAGCTCCTATTATAGATACAACAGGACATACGTTAAGAATATTCTAACAGCCAACCTTTTCGACCTGTGTAACTTAAGCAAATGTGCTTGTGCTTGTTGAAAAATACCCTCCATTTCCCACAGCTGTTTGACCACATTGTCCAGTGCATATCTGACTTCCTGGACTACATGGGTATGAAGAACACTCGCCTGCCTCTGGGTTTCACCTTCTCCTTCCCCTGCAGACAGACCAGCTTGAATGTGGTGAGCTGACTGCTTCTTTTACAGTAATCAGCCATCTATCAACTTTTTCATCTCAGACATATTGCTCATTATATCTATATTATATAGTCTATATATCTATATTAAAATACAGCCACAAAACTGAGCCGGGATCTCCATCTTCAATTCTGCGCTTCCTTTTAGGCTCATAAGAAGCTTGTTGTCCTGTTACATGCCGCTGGCCACCACCACTTCATATTCTGCTGTGTTTTgtagttctatttttcttttttaAGTGTGTGTTTTGGAGAGTTATTATTCCTGATATACCATACTGTCACAATGCATAATTATGATGTATGCAGTTGTAGGCCAATTTAGAAACTGTTGAATGACTACATTACCCATAATTCTATCGGCATCCATTccattatatgtgtgtgtgtgcgtaagtgtgtgcgtgtgtgcatgtgcgtgtgtgtgtacgtcacTAATAGAACATCTTTCTGTCTTTGTTCAGGGCATCCTGGTAACCTGGACCAAAGGCTTCAAAGCCACTGACTGTGAAGGGGAGGATGTTGTCGGACTTCTCAGAGAGGGGATTAAAAGGAGAGACGTAAGTGGAGAGATGGCATGATACTATAACCGGGGCCCAAAGTCTTTCCTGACCACGAGTCCAGAGCAGGAAAGACTTGGTATTAGTGCCTGTTCTACAGGATTACACAAAATATAAAAGCTGATATCTTATGGGCATCTATTGACAACCAAAAGTAACTTTAGGCTGCTCTTTTTGTTAGTTTTTGCCATGATATAGAAGGTTGTGATACAATATTTTAAAGTGGTATTGCTATAAAAAATGAAGTTCTCATTTCGGCAAGCATTGCTTCCCAGAGACATCCTGTACATGTGTTTCTATTGGTCGTTTCTCCAGGAGTTTGACTTGGACGTGGTGGCAGTAGTTAATGACACAGTGGGGACCATGATGACATGTGCATATGAAGAGCCTACCTGTGAGGTCGGCCTGATCGCAGGTTGGTCATCTGTGTAGCTTTTGATGTGGTGTATTCATGCATCTTAATAAACTACACCTAATTCATTATTACCTCCAACTTGGCCCAATTTACATTTCCAATTGCACACCCTGACATATCAAACTAGAACGGGctctccatctcaaccaataCTCAAAATATAGGCTAAATATCCCAAGCAGGGTTACAGCAACTCCAGAGATGGTCAGGCTCCCTGGGCTTTGCGGTGGCCACTCTGGTTTGGGTGTTCTCCGCAACACCAAGTGGTCAATCACATTGTTCTGGGTTCCACTTCACAAGAGGAGGTCAGTATAATGTTATGAACATCATGGCAAATGTtgaatttgattttttttttttttttctgattGGCCAAAGTGGTCAAGCCTCCGATGGGCCTCCGCAGTGAACTCTTGTAGCCTATAGTTCTTCATCATTTTTtggagtaacagggttgacttgtTATGCTAGCCCCGCTCAGGTTTTTTCCCCAAGACACCAGAAAATTGCCCAAAAAGATTAGAACTAGCTCACCTGCTTTTtctctatgatttgactattagatgttcaatgtttctttaccaattttttttttaaaggaatagtttcaccatatttaaacgagagttcagttcacgtgatagggttgaccttaaaatgagggataGACGTAAATTAAttactaatcacatgaaataaatcatcttcagaaatgactttgtcagagcaacaaaataactagggctttacaatgacgGTGAAACAACAATCTGTTGTTCATGTGATATTCATGTAATAATatgaatgtaaaaaatatatatattttatttttgagattttGAGATTTGGCCTGCAGTACCTCCATGGACCCCACTTTGAGAACAACTGATCTAGACAACTACATAAtatcattgttattattgtttGATACCTGTCAAAGGTATGATTGTTGAATATGGTATGGTTTCTGGTTTCAGGAACTGGCAGCAACGCCTGTTACATGGAGGAGATGAGGAACATTGAGATGGTGGAGGGGGATGTGGGGAGGATGTGTGTCAACATGGAGTGGGGCGCCTTCGGGGACAATGGGTGCCTGGATGATATCAGGACAGAATATGACAAAGCTGTGGATGACTTTTCACTCAACCCTGGAAAACAGAGGTGATTGGGCTGCTCTCTCTCCCAATCGAAATTACTTCACTTCGGCTAACTTTTGTTGATATTTGATATTGAATAGTCTCGTTATTAGAGATCTAGATATACCTAAATGATCGTGGTTCTTTTTCATCTCAGGTATGAGAAGATGTGTAGTGGTATGTATCTCGGGGAGATTGTGCGAAACATCCTGATCGACTTGACGAAGCGTGGCTTTCTCTTCAGAGGGCAGATATCAGAGACTCTGAAGACCAGAGGCATTTTCGAAACTAAGTTCCTCTCCCAGATTGAAAGGTTGGTAGACATTTTGAATCTGCGATTGAAATGGTAACTGACTGAGTCATCATAACTTCCTTTTGTTGTGCAATGGTCTCAACAAAATGTCCTCTTACCCTCAGTGACCGGTTGGCACTACTGCAGGTGAGGTCCATCCTGCAGCAGCTGGGTCTGGACAGCACATGTGATGACAGTATCATCGTCAAGGAGGTGTGTGGTACAGTGTCTCACCGGGCGGCTCAGCTCTGTGGAGCCGGAATGGCTGCCATTGTCGACAAAATCCGAGAGAACCGTGGGCTGAACCAAATGGACATCACCGTTGGGGTGGACGGAACACTCTACAAGCTACATCCACAGTGAGTAGTAATGATGTGATTGCAATTGGTTGAAATGACATGTATCATAGTAATTAACTGTGTGTTTCAAGTTGACAATGACATTATGATGAATGTTGAGTATGGGCCAGGAATGGTTGTGTAGTTTATTGCAGTTATAAAATATATTCCTTCTGTTCTCTATTCTCTTTGATCAAGTCCTACATCTGAATGGCTTCATTGATTTACATTTTTAGTGTAACAATAGCATGAACAAAGTCAAGTGTGTAAGTGAGACTATCCATGTCTTTTTCTATCCCTTCACAGCTTCTCAGGGATCATGCACCAGACAGTGAAAGAGTTGGCCCCTAAGTGTAACGTCAATTTCCTTCTCTCTGAGGACGGGAGTGGCAAGGGTGCAGCCCTCATCACTGCTGTGGGCTGTCGCATGCGTGAGCAGGAGGAGCAGAAGAGCTGAGTCTGTTTGGCTTAaccccctctccactcctcttcctcctcctcttctttctctccataTAGTAGCATACCACTCTAGCAATGACACTTACAGTATTTTCCACTTAACCACTCTGCTTCAGAAACCAACCATTGTTCGCCTGTGGTGGGCAGATCTCAAGGGCACCAATGACAGAACATTTACATGCTTTAAACAATTTCACTTCTTCACCTGCTATTACCAGCCGTTTGGTCTTTGTGTTGATCTGCTATTCCGTATGCAAGGAACTGGGCTCTTTGTTTGAGTTCATCTTATTTGTGATGTTATAACACTGCTTTAGGCATTTGGGTATATGTATAATAGGAAATATTTCTGCTTTGAATGTTGTATACCTTGCTCAGGTatataaatgtaaatgttatttatttcatttttgtatTGGGTGGATGTTTTGACATAATGAGTTGTAAGGGAGAATCATTGCAAGGTTAAGAAGTTATCTTGTGAAATCtggtttttatttttaacttGGCATTCTTCTTTAAGTGTTTCAAAGATATGAAATGTCAACCTTTTTTTGTATTTGCTTGATAGAATTTCTAGGGTTGTTATGAATGAACCATTGTTCCTTGACCTTTGAGTATCTTTTCATTGCTCAAGGGCAGGCTGCTCACAAGCTCATTCAAAAGTAAATGCAGCCACGCTGTAGGATGCTTCCTCAATGCATTGCTTTGGCAGTCTTTGTGAAACCTCTTAGGCTGAGTCATGTTAAGGACCAGATTCAATCAGAGCCTGCTGAAAATCAGATATCTAAAGCAACGGTATCAATAAAACTGGCTTTTGTGAATAAGACAATGACTTGAATTCCAGCAGTGCACAATGTACAAAAGAAGACATTTATAACAGAATGAATGGAGCAAGATGTGTGTGAGCATATGTTTGTATACTGCAGTTGAATGTTCAATCCTTACTGTAAGAAAAAAAATAGCTATAAGATTATATATTAAATGCTTACCTTATATAGTGTCAGAAATCTAGAATACAATTATTTTGTACAATCAGAGATGCACAAAACTGGTCAAAAGGATGCATTGGGTtacaattacatttattttgatGTGCAACCAAATATAAAGCTGTTAGTCATCAGATAAAGACCTATTGTAAATACTTTTTCAATAAAGGTCCACTTCCATTCTGAGGTTTTGTTCATGAAATGTTCCAGTGATAGTACAGTACATTAATAATACAGTATAAATTAAACAGTTAAGCCCCTGGACAAAGATGCTATGTTAGCAACAAGATTGTATGTTATTTTGTGAAATAATTTCACCTACAATACTGTATGTCTGCACAGTCATGCAAAGCTACATATGCTTTTAATTTCAGTTATGGTAATGTTAAAATAACATTCTGCACATGAACACAATGTTTTATGAAGAAATCACTTTAACAGGAACCTGCCCTCATAAAGTAATTTATGAAATACACTGGCATTATGCAATTATCTTGAGGTGGAAAGTCATCTGACCTGAGTTGTCTACACTGTTATCAACATAGCCGTAATTAATTTCCAAAGTAGCCAGCACCAGCATATTAGAATAATGCACAGCGTAACATTTTACAATACTTTAAATGTATCAATTCCTCAGTGGAGTGACTTTTCTATGCTACACTATATCAATATCAACTTTACaaaatacaacaatattacaataagCATGACCTACATCATGTGACACCATAGATAGCAAAAAATGTAGTGAGATATAACTTTGACAATTAAATTTTTTGAGCACATCACAAGTCACAACATGAAAAAAAGAGTAGTCTAGGGCACAAAACAAAAATTCAATACGCACTGTGATATTTAACAAAGGCAACAGTTACCACATATTACATTATCCTTTTTAAATTCACATGCTTTGTTTTTGACTGTTTTCGTGTTCTAAACAATGTGTTGATAGTCTTTTTTCTGATTTCAGAGAACCATTGAATAATGTATACGGCTACTGTACTCCAATACTATTTTAATTGGACCATCTTGCACTGGCAAACACTTGTTGAAGATTATTTTCAACATTTTACACCATAGCTGCCAACATGGGCTCTATGGGACACGACAGCTATCCCATATACAGTaccactcaaaagtttggacacacctactcattctagggttgagagaatgccaagagtgttcaaagctgtcatcaaggcaaagggtgactactttgaaaaatctcaaatataaaataaatcttttaccacttttttggttactacatgattccatgtgtgttatttcatagttttgatgtcttcacatttattctacaatgtagaaaatagtaaaaaataaaggaaaacccttgaatgagtaggtgtgtcaactgtTGAATGGTACTTTAACTCTTTCAATCCCCTTGCCACAAAACTATTAAAAGGTTGCCTCTTACAAGTCAAGTTCTGTTGTGTATGGATTTTGGTAACAGTTCTATTGCTGTAGAAAAGATTGCAATATATTCTACTGGAGAACTAGGACTACAGTGGTTACATATTTCAGAGGTGAGCTGAAAAATAATCTGTGTAGTTTAAATATCACAGTCCATTCCTCAAATTATATTGTGGTGGATGTTACCCCATTATTCATTTGTGTAATATAATTTGTGTACTATTAATAAAGTGTGTTAATTTATCAGTCTCTTATCAGTTACTTTATATTTCAGCAAATATTTACAAGTGGGTTCACTTGCATGTTTCACAATCTGGTCTACAAAGCCAGGTACCACACAACATATACCAATATTATGCTAAAACAACACAAATAATATCACTACCTAAACACAGCAACATATAAGGCCTGGTGCTAATGCCACGGAAGTTCTCCTTCCCATTCTCCTGGAACCCATTCTCCTCCTGGATTAACAGTCATCTGTGAGGTATTTGGCATGACTGAGTGACTGTACACAATCATAACATGATTTGTTTCACTTGACTTCTCCTAACTTCTCATAACATGATTTGTTTCACCTGACTTCTCCCGCAACTGTCATCATGAGCTTGAGCATGTCCTCGTGTCCTTAGCATTTCATGAGCTTGACTGTGGTGTGGTCATCGTGTTGGGTGGAGTTGTGGCGGACCACAGTACCCTTGGTGTTCTCAGTGCGATAGCTGCGTGTCATCCTGAAGGTCTGTGTGTGCTGCAATTCCATCTTGTCCTCCTCCGACACCTTTATGAAGGGTAACCAGCTGAAAGCGTGACGGAACCCCGAGCGGAATCTAGAAAAAGAGATGCCAAAGGGAATATCAGCCAGATcaagttagccagctaacgttgaCAAGCATTCCAAAATGAACTATTGCTTTATTGCTTCATTAATAAAGTTCAACCTAAAAAGGTGGGTTGTAGGTTGTTGAATCAATAATATCATGCAACTGCCACAATATGAGTTTAGTGATGTCCCTCTGGCTTTACCTTTGGTTGAGGCAGCAGTAGATGATGGGGTTGTATATGGTGGAGCTCATGGCCAGCCAGAAGATGGCCAGGTATACCTGCTGGATGTACGTCTGCATGTAGATTTCCTTGTTGAAGCTGCCCAGGATGAAGTAGATGTGGTAGGGCAGCCAGCACAGGGCGAAGgtcatcaccaccactatcatcATCTTCACCACCTACATGGAGCACAAAACATCACAACTCACTGAGACAGCCGAGCATCTCTGATGCCATGGCAACTATGTGGACCAGACCTGGGTCTAAGCACTTTCTTTGAAGCGTTTGTTTTTGGTATGTATTTGCAATGGCCATACTGGTGGAATACTGGACACAATGCTTTAAGTAAATAGAGATACACATTTTTTAAAAAGCAGGTTCTTATAAACTGTTCAGTCAAGGCTTTGCATTAATATGACATAGCTGACCTTGCGTTTGGCGTGGATCTGATTCTGGTAGTGATCTGAGGCCTCCCCCGGTATCTCACTGCCCCACAGTGTCTGGCCAATAAGGCTGTAGGTGATCAACATCACCAGCAGGGGAAGCAGGTAGATCAGTATGATCATAGCTATCTGGTATCTGTGAGACAGTAGGATATTGTTCAGGCTCAAGTATTCCAGACAGAATTATGTGATAATGTGCGCTTGGTCTTCGAACATGACATAACATCCATTTCTAACCATGAaaaaaagaaaacactttgatCTATGTTGTCATTATAGCAACTACGTCTAGACAGACACACATTACTGGAAAAGGTATTGTGGGTGTCTCACGTGAGATGGTGTTTCCCACCATACTCATCAGGCCAGTTGACCATGCAGATGGTCCGTGGTGGATAATACTGGGTGACAGAGTAGTAGCACTGGGGGAAAGCCAGGGAGAATGCCACCGCCCAGATGAGACCAATCACAATCTTGGTGGATGTGGAGGACAGCCTTGGTTTCAAAGGGTAAATTATGGCCATGTATCTGTGGAAGAGAAACAAGCAAAAATCAGATACAGACAGATGTATAACAGTACATGTCATAGGCTGCTTAGAGTGCTGAAGACTGAAATGTTCTGAAAACCATGGTGATGCTCACTCATCACAATCTCACGGTCATGATAAGTGAATGGTAGTGCACTTTGCCGATAATCATTCTGTAATATATGAGTAACTGTTGTTCATCAGAGCTTTGAAAACAGCAATGTCTACAATACAGTGGATTTGTTTTACTCATTAAGATATATCGAATTGAATACAAAAAGGATGTGGTGCAGCAGTCAGAGTTATCCAGCTGTCAATGGAATATCTCATTGAATAGCATGCATATCATCGAAACACAcacggtgagagagagagagatgtagaaagGTTCAGAGATTAAATGGGAATGTAACTAGGGCTCTATTAAATCCGCATCGCagaagttcagctttacagcg
This genomic stretch from Salvelinus namaycush isolate Seneca chromosome 4, SaNama_1.0, whole genome shotgun sequence harbors:
- the LOC120046662 gene encoding hexokinase-1 isoform X1 yields the protein MIAAQLLAYYFTELKDDKVKKIDKYLYAMRFSDETLMDIMKRFRRELGNGLGRDTNPTATVKMLPTFVRSIPDGSEKGDFIALDLGGSAFRILRVKVSHEKKQTVQMECQIYDTPEDIIHGSGTRLFDHVAECLGDFMEKQNIKDKKLSVGFTFSFPCAQTKLNESYLLTWTKRFKASGVEGMDVVTLLNKAIKKRGDYDVDIMAVVNDTVGTMMTCGFDDQRCEVGIIIGTGTNACYMEELRHIDLVEGDEGRMCINTEWGGFGDDGMLEDIRTEFDREIDRGSLNPGKQLFEKMVSGMYMGELVRLILVKMAKEGFLFEGRITPELLTKEKFETKHVSSIEKSKEGLTKAKDILGRLGVEPSADDCIAVQHVCTIVSHRSANLIAATLGGILSRLKDNKGNPRLRTTVGIDGSLYKMHPQYARRLHKTVRRLVPESDVRFLLSESGSSKGAAMVTAVAYRLADQRCQITETLAEFRLTSDQLLEVKKRMRTEIQNGLGKKTHNSATVKMWPTYVLSTPDGSENGDFLALDLGGTNFRVLLVKIRSGKRRTVEMHNKIYAIPMEVMQGTGEELFDHIVQCISDFLDYMGMKNTRLPLGFTFSFPCRQTSLNVGILVTWTKGFKATDCEGEDVVGLLREGIKRRDEFDLDVVAVVNDTVGTMMTCAYEEPTCEVGLIAGTGSNACYMEEMRNIEMVEGDVGRMCVNMEWGAFGDNGCLDDIRTEYDKAVDDFSLNPGKQRYEKMCSGMYLGEIVRNILIDLTKRGFLFRGQISETLKTRGIFETKFLSQIESDRLALLQVRSILQQLGLDSTCDDSIIVKEVCGTVSHRAAQLCGAGMAAIVDKIRENRGLNQMDITVGVDGTLYKLHPHFSGIMHQTVKELAPKCNVNFLLSEDGSGKGAALITAVGCRMREQEEQKS
- the LOC120046662 gene encoding hexokinase-1 isoform X2, whose protein sequence is MIAAQLLAYYFTELKDDKVKKIDKYLYAMRFSDETLMDIMKRFRRELGNGLGRDTNPTATVKMLPTFVRSIPDGSEKGDFIALDLGGSAFRILRVKVSHEKKQTVQMECQIYDTPEDIIHGSGTRLFDHVAECLGDFMEKQNIKDKKLSVGFTFSFPCAQTKLNEDYDVDIMAVVNDTVGTMMTCGFDDQRCEVGIIIGTGTNACYMEELRHIDLVEGDEGRMCINTEWGGFGDDGMLEDIRTEFDREIDRGSLNPGKQLFEKMVSGMYMGELVRLILVKMAKEGFLFEGRITPELLTKEKFETKHVSSIEKSKEGLTKAKDILGRLGVEPSADDCIAVQHVCTIVSHRSANLIAATLGGILSRLKDNKGNPRLRTTVGIDGSLYKMHPQYARRLHKTVRRLVPESDVRFLLSESGSSKGAAMVTAVAYRLADQRCQITETLAEFRLTSDQLLEVKKRMRTEIQNGLGKKTHNSATVKMWPTYVLSTPDGSENGDFLALDLGGTNFRVLLVKIRSGKRRTVEMHNKIYAIPMEVMQGTGEELFDHIVQCISDFLDYMGMKNTRLPLGFTFSFPCRQTSLNVGILVTWTKGFKATDCEGEDVVGLLREGIKRRDEFDLDVVAVVNDTVGTMMTCAYEEPTCEVGLIAGTGSNACYMEEMRNIEMVEGDVGRMCVNMEWGAFGDNGCLDDIRTEYDKAVDDFSLNPGKQRYEKMCSGMYLGEIVRNILIDLTKRGFLFRGQISETLKTRGIFETKFLSQIESDRLALLQVRSILQQLGLDSTCDDSIIVKEVCGTVSHRAAQLCGAGMAAIVDKIRENRGLNQMDITVGVDGTLYKLHPHFSGIMHQTVKELAPKCNVNFLLSEDGSGKGAALITAVGCRMREQEEQKS
- the tacr2 gene encoding substance-K receptor; this encodes MDTTSKPFNLSTTIYFQDYGNETTINRFEQPDWQVALWAIAYSLIVIVSVTGNVTVIWIILAHKRMRTVTNYFIVNLAFSDVSMATFNTVFNFVYAIHNDWYFGLGYCRFQNFYPITAMFSSIYSMAAIAVDRYMAIIYPLKPRLSSTSTKIVIGLIWAVAFSLAFPQCYYSVTQYYPPRTICMVNWPDEYGGKHHLTYQIAMIILIYLLPLLVMLITYSLIGQTLWGSEIPGEASDHYQNQIHAKRKVVKMMIVVVMTFALCWLPYHIYFILGSFNKEIYMQTYIQQVYLAIFWLAMSSTIYNPIIYCCLNQRFRSGFRHAFSWLPFIKVSEEDKMELQHTQTFRMTRSYRTENTKGTVVRHNSTQHDDHTTVKLMKC